In Pseudomonadota bacterium, a genomic segment contains:
- a CDS encoding alpha/beta hydrolase, protein MNLVRRTLLPMLMVLAFVCAAPPAAWAQAAPPSPTAPAATPTPDTQTQEVVPASAEHPYTSLWLNQNATLTDDIIAKVVANLRQQEADPQHILLLVHGFDTSRADSTAQFTTMAQRAIEQYKKRGKRVAVVGLQWNSKPPEQNWIVKMLTATLGLDSDNPYLNKVALAENIGRTGGRQLVSALNAQFASSQIDVMAHSLGCDITRNMLTPYLISAIKRSRFVPDETPLFAPEQVLQTGVVALAGADLDYDLLYRNRELTAKSAAGMKLTWLTVGGIKNPDRRDLVLSLRALARGDRAMGNTIPRMSRLQIDRLCRGRRIVFDANDIPVTHDILKYYSVARVERVVGAAVAIKDPSIPSPLLTKLDEIIHAPADCKVLQKYFEHNNDLSVSYYTLWRLEGICCGGPRHLSDGYLEWLSRLLIDRPADVARERWSGPCIVVRDGWWPTSHMVDRATEKQFGQAGRPQVNDSPYLFSEGERW, encoded by the coding sequence TTGAATCTCGTTCGTCGTACCCTCTTGCCCATGTTGATGGTCCTTGCCTTCGTCTGCGCCGCGCCCCCTGCCGCGTGGGCCCAGGCAGCGCCGCCTTCGCCCACGGCGCCCGCGGCCACGCCGACGCCAGACACCCAGACCCAGGAAGTGGTGCCCGCGTCTGCTGAGCACCCCTACACGAGTCTGTGGCTCAACCAGAACGCCACGCTCACCGACGACATCATCGCCAAGGTCGTGGCGAACCTGCGCCAGCAGGAGGCCGATCCGCAGCACATCCTGCTGCTCGTGCACGGTTTCGACACGAGTCGCGCCGACAGCACCGCCCAGTTCACCACCATGGCGCAGCGCGCCATCGAGCAGTACAAGAAGCGTGGCAAGCGCGTTGCCGTGGTGGGCCTGCAGTGGAACTCCAAGCCTCCCGAGCAGAACTGGATCGTCAAGATGCTGACGGCCACCCTGGGCCTCGACAGCGACAATCCCTACCTCAACAAGGTGGCCCTGGCCGAGAACATCGGTCGCACCGGCGGGCGCCAGCTGGTCTCCGCGCTGAATGCGCAGTTCGCGAGCAGCCAGATCGACGTCATGGCGCACAGCCTCGGCTGCGACATCACCCGCAACATGCTCACGCCCTATCTCATCAGCGCCATCAAGCGCAGCCGCTTCGTTCCCGATGAGACCCCCCTCTTCGCCCCTGAGCAGGTGCTGCAGACGGGGGTGGTGGCGCTGGCTGGCGCCGACCTCGACTACGACCTGCTCTACCGCAATCGCGAGCTCACCGCCAAGAGCGCCGCCGGCATGAAGCTGACGTGGCTCACCGTGGGCGGCATCAAGAACCCGGATCGTCGCGACCTTGTGCTGAGCTTGCGCGCGCTGGCGCGCGGCGACCGCGCCATGGGCAACACCATCCCGCGCATGAGCCGCCTCCAGATCGATCGGCTCTGCAGAGGCCGACGCATCGTGTTCGACGCCAACGACATCCCCGTGACCCACGATATCTTGAAGTACTACAGCGTGGCTCGCGTGGAGCGTGTGGTGGGCGCCGCGGTGGCCATCAAGGACCCGAGCATCCCCAGCCCGCTTCTCACGAAGCTCGACGAGATCATCCACGCGCCCGCAGACTGCAAGGTGCTGCAGAAGTACTTCGAGCACAACAACGATCTCTCGGTGAGCTACTACACGCTCTGGCGTCTCGAGGGTATCTGCTGCGGCGGACCCCGGCACCTTAGCGACGGCTATCTCGAGTGGCTCAGCCGACTGCTCATCGATCGTCCGGCAGATGTGGCGCGAGAGCGCTGGAGCGGTCCGTGCATCGTGGTGCGTGACGGCTGGTGGCCCACGTCCCACATGGTCGATCGCGCAACCGAGAAGCAGTTCGGTCAGGCGGGACGACCGCAGGTCAACGACTCTCCCTACCTGTTCTCGGAGGGGGAGAGATGGTGA